From Weissella confusa, a single genomic window includes:
- the cydC gene encoding thiol reductant ABC exporter subunit CydC, whose protein sequence is MNKLMSLIKNDTWVFPYLKSYKKLLVLIIFLGFMTTFSGAALMFTSGFLISRSAQMPENILMVYVPIVLTRAFGIGRPSFKYAQRLVSHNWVLRIVSTFRRRLYELVETGTKSVYAKSQTGEVLNVLANDLFKIENFYLRTLFPTIIGLVIYALIGIGVGVFDWGFALAILLVLAMTTILAPMVTLAVNGARDFKQQQLEGHLYTDLTDTVMGLQDWVLAGRTAELAERQKQDFAAINKIKVQQAHFNWWRDFGGAMIIGAVAILLMMFATSRFGGDSFGVNWIAAFVLAIFPAEDALTTISSGVGEWPRYQDSIVRLNEMDKEATQENSESVTQQSAPEQSDIIFDHVSFGYTDEPVLQDLSLQVPAGERLAILGQSGAGKTTLLKLLLGDENPTAGTITIGGVAVAALSDTRASIISVLDQQPYLFASTVANNLRLGNLHTSDEQLWEVLEKVNLATLVRGLPNQLETPMTEMGSRFSGGERQRFALARILLQDTPIVILDEPTVALDPITELQVLQTIFATLQDKTVIWVTHHLTGIELVDKVIFVENKAISMAGTPADLMATEPRFQRLLALDHGDLPIN, encoded by the coding sequence ATGAATAAATTAATGAGTTTAATTAAAAATGATACTTGGGTCTTTCCATATTTAAAATCGTATAAAAAGTTATTAGTCCTGATTATTTTCTTGGGCTTTATGACGACATTTTCTGGCGCAGCCTTGATGTTTACGTCAGGATTCTTGATTTCACGTTCAGCGCAAATGCCAGAAAACATTTTGATGGTGTATGTCCCAATTGTACTGACTCGTGCGTTTGGAATTGGTCGTCCGTCATTCAAGTACGCCCAACGCTTAGTGTCACACAACTGGGTATTGCGAATTGTCTCAACATTCCGTCGCCGTTTGTACGAATTAGTTGAAACGGGAACGAAGTCGGTTTATGCAAAGTCGCAAACGGGTGAAGTCCTAAATGTATTGGCAAATGACTTGTTCAAAATTGAGAACTTCTATTTGCGCACGTTATTCCCAACGATTATTGGGCTGGTCATTTATGCGCTGATTGGCATCGGGGTCGGTGTGTTTGACTGGGGATTTGCCTTAGCAATTTTGCTTGTGTTGGCAATGACGACAATTTTGGCGCCGATGGTAACTTTGGCGGTCAATGGTGCCCGCGATTTTAAGCAACAACAATTAGAAGGGCATCTTTATACCGATTTGACGGATACGGTCATGGGGTTGCAAGATTGGGTCCTAGCTGGTCGAACGGCTGAATTGGCTGAGCGTCAGAAGCAAGATTTTGCAGCAATAAATAAGATTAAGGTGCAGCAAGCACACTTTAATTGGTGGCGTGATTTTGGTGGTGCCATGATTATTGGTGCAGTTGCGATCTTGCTGATGATGTTTGCTACGTCACGATTTGGTGGTGATAGCTTCGGCGTGAATTGGATTGCTGCCTTCGTGCTGGCAATTTTTCCGGCTGAAGATGCTCTAACGACAATCAGTTCCGGGGTTGGCGAGTGGCCACGTTATCAAGATTCAATTGTCCGACTTAATGAGATGGATAAAGAAGCGACCCAAGAAAATAGTGAGTCAGTCACACAACAATCAGCACCTGAGCAATCTGATATTATCTTTGATCACGTGTCATTTGGTTATACAGATGAACCGGTCTTGCAAGATTTATCATTGCAGGTGCCAGCTGGTGAACGATTGGCCATATTGGGACAGTCTGGTGCAGGAAAGACAACCTTGCTAAAGTTACTGTTGGGCGATGAGAACCCAACGGCCGGTACAATTACAATTGGCGGTGTAGCTGTGGCTGCTTTGTCTGATACGCGCGCATCGATTATTTCTGTGCTGGATCAACAGCCATACTTGTTTGCAAGTACGGTAGCGAATAATTTGCGCCTGGGAAATTTGCATACTTCTGATGAACAACTTTGGGAAGTGCTAGAGAAAGTTAATTTGGCGACGCTGGTTCGTGGGTTACCAAATCAATTAGAAACACCAATGACTGAAATGGGAAGTCGTTTTTCAGGTGGTGAACGTCAACGATTTGCTTTGGCCCGAATTTTGCTACAAGATACACCAATTGTTATCCTTGATGAGCCAACAGTGGCGCTAGATCCGATTACTGAATTACAAGTGTTGCAAACTATTTTTGCGACGTTGCAAGACAAGACGGTTATCTGGGTGACACACCACTTGACCGGAATTGAGCTGGTTGATAAGGTTATTTTTGTAGAAAATAAAGCGATTAGCATGGCGGGTACACCGGCGGACTTGATGGCAACTGAGCCACGTTTCCAACGTTTGTTAGCGCTAGACCACGGTGATTTACCGATTAATTAG